In Sphingobacterium zeae, one genomic interval encodes:
- a CDS encoding RagB/SusD family nutrient uptake outer membrane protein has product MKKITNILLMLLVLSVTLHACNDDFVSTKPLSEVPQEVVWSDAGLSEAFVTEIYNGFGVGGFYEQQMASMTDEALFTHPNRGINTVTESRSNPADQGYIMETYEYGRMYTRIRATNIAISNLTEAKFDKTKADKLLGEAYFLRAYYYQQLLRYYGGIPIDNKIYTLNDKDYMVPRNTYGECVDAIVKDLDNAAQLLKGASQVKGRASEAAVLALKSRVLLYAASDLHDANKAKSKSTLLAGYKNPEYLMYTTGNQADRWTKAKAAAKAVIDHSEFAYKLDLNQPASAADGAINYMALSLGGGSKAVDFTAAKDIILGRFFIDEKDERGGWVGRDNGPNGYHNWAGNTPIQLLVDDYETIAGEKFDWSNPTMSANPYQNRDPRLKATLLYDGADWKPRTADVAARDKVNQIQTGQYEVVNAQGQKTTHFGLDTRKSPIEDWNGSRTGYYIRKFTDPDPTMEDQNTRQRIPWPMFRYTEAVLNYVEACLELGEEGEAKIWMNKIRFRAGMPPIPSSESGAALKTRYRNERRVELAYEEHRFFDARRWMIAAETIGRKANIINITGTLKAGKSVTQYKYDPSSYTYKYVVSDIDPGIENRNWDDKMYFTSLHRDEINRNTKLIQNPGY; this is encoded by the coding sequence ATGAAAAAGATTACCAATATATTACTCATGCTACTTGTATTATCTGTAACATTACACGCTTGTAATGACGATTTTGTAAGTACAAAGCCACTTAGTGAAGTGCCACAGGAGGTGGTGTGGTCAGACGCGGGCTTATCAGAAGCTTTTGTGACTGAAATTTATAATGGATTTGGAGTAGGTGGATTTTATGAACAGCAAATGGCTTCGATGACAGATGAAGCACTATTCACCCATCCAAACCGGGGAATAAATACAGTTACTGAATCGCGCTCGAATCCTGCCGATCAGGGCTATATTATGGAAACTTATGAATATGGGCGCATGTATACACGCATCCGGGCGACTAATATTGCGATTTCTAATTTAACAGAAGCCAAATTTGATAAAACAAAGGCAGATAAACTTTTAGGGGAGGCCTATTTCTTACGTGCTTATTATTATCAGCAGTTGTTACGTTACTATGGCGGAATACCGATCGATAATAAGATCTATACGCTGAACGATAAAGACTACATGGTTCCTAGAAATACCTATGGAGAATGTGTCGATGCCATAGTTAAAGATCTTGACAACGCGGCTCAGCTTTTGAAAGGGGCATCTCAAGTAAAAGGACGGGCGAGCGAAGCTGCTGTACTGGCATTAAAATCAAGAGTTTTGTTGTATGCCGCTAGTGACCTTCACGATGCAAATAAAGCAAAATCAAAATCTACATTATTAGCAGGATATAAAAACCCAGAATACCTAATGTATACCACAGGTAATCAAGCAGATCGTTGGACAAAAGCAAAGGCCGCTGCCAAGGCTGTCATTGATCATAGCGAATTTGCCTATAAACTTGATTTAAATCAGCCTGCTTCGGCTGCTGATGGAGCGATTAATTACATGGCTCTTTCCTTAGGAGGGGGGAGTAAAGCAGTTGACTTTACGGCAGCGAAAGACATTATTTTGGGGCGATTTTTTATCGATGAAAAAGATGAACGCGGTGGTTGGGTAGGTCGCGACAATGGACCGAATGGCTACCACAATTGGGCTGGAAATACGCCAATACAGTTGTTGGTAGATGATTACGAGACGATTGCGGGTGAAAAGTTCGATTGGTCAAATCCAACTATGTCAGCTAATCCTTATCAAAATCGTGATCCGCGTTTGAAGGCAACTCTATTGTATGATGGTGCAGACTGGAAACCTCGAACAGCTGATGTTGCCGCCCGGGATAAGGTAAACCAGATTCAGACGGGGCAATATGAGGTTGTTAATGCACAAGGTCAAAAAACCACACATTTTGGTCTCGACACAAGAAAGAGCCCTATTGAAGATTGGAATGGCTCCCGAACGGGCTATTATATCCGTAAATTTACTGATCCAGATCCTACAATGGAAGACCAAAATACAAGACAACGTATTCCATGGCCGATGTTTCGTTATACGGAAGCGGTATTAAACTACGTCGAGGCATGTCTGGAGTTAGGTGAGGAAGGCGAGGCTAAAATATGGATGAATAAAATTCGGTTTAGAGCTGGAATGCCTCCAATACCTAGTAGTGAAAGTGGAGCGGCGTTAAAAACACGCTATCGAAACGAACGTCGTGTAGAGTTAGCTTATGAGGAGCATCGCTTCTTTGACGCAAGACGTTGGATGATAGCTGCAGAAACAATCGGCCGGAAGGCAAATATCATCAATATAACTGGAACGCTTAAGGCAGGCAAAAGTGTGACACAATATAAATATGATCCAAGCAGTTACACCTATAAATATGTTGTATCGGATATTGATCCAGGAATCGAAAACCGAAATTGGGATGACAAGATGTATTTTACATCTTTACATCGGGACGAGATTAATAGAAATACGAAGTTAATTCAAAATCCCGGATATTAA